One genomic segment of Streptomyces niveus includes these proteins:
- a CDS encoding sugar ABC transporter permease produces MSVDKTSAPVGTADDAPAPAAGATTVAVDPRLLVREQGFAGYLSEFKRKMRGGDLGSIPVVIGLIIIWAIFTSLNSNFLTAGNLSDISVAMVGTGMIAVGIVFVLLLGEIDLSVGSVSGVAGATFAVLAVTHGMAEWLALILAILTGAAAGAIHGFFFARVGVPAFAVTLAGLLFWNGFMLQILGDNGTINLDSEGLVAKLTGYYFTDVAAAYALAVIAVAGFFLSSFFDNRRRAAAGVPSRPLSEIIVRTALLAVLAFAVAIMFNQYKGLPLAVLIFLIVLVVTDFVLRRTSFGRKVFALGGSVEASRRAGISVVGVRIAVFSIAGTFAAIGGLFIASKITSANQGAGAGELLMNAIAAAVIGGTSLFGGRGRTWNALLGVLVITSIQYGLALQGIASPIQYMITGGVLLATVVIDAVTRKTQKTAGRA; encoded by the coding sequence GTGAGCGTGGACAAGACCTCCGCACCCGTCGGCACCGCCGACGACGCGCCCGCCCCGGCGGCCGGCGCGACCACCGTCGCGGTGGACCCCCGACTTCTCGTACGCGAGCAGGGCTTCGCCGGTTATCTGTCGGAGTTCAAGCGCAAGATGCGCGGCGGTGACCTCGGCTCGATACCCGTCGTCATCGGCCTGATCATCATCTGGGCGATCTTCACGAGCCTGAACTCGAACTTCCTGACGGCCGGCAACCTCTCCGACATCTCGGTCGCCATGGTCGGCACCGGCATGATCGCGGTCGGCATCGTCTTCGTCCTGCTGCTCGGCGAGATCGACCTGTCGGTCGGCTCCGTCAGCGGTGTGGCGGGCGCCACCTTCGCGGTCCTCGCCGTCACCCACGGCATGGCGGAGTGGCTCGCGCTGATCCTCGCCATCCTGACCGGCGCCGCCGCGGGCGCCATCCACGGCTTCTTCTTCGCCCGCGTGGGCGTGCCCGCGTTCGCCGTCACACTCGCCGGTCTGCTGTTCTGGAACGGCTTCATGCTCCAGATCCTCGGCGACAACGGCACGATCAACCTGGACTCCGAGGGCCTGGTCGCCAAGCTGACCGGCTACTACTTCACCGACGTCGCCGCCGCCTACGCGCTCGCGGTGATCGCCGTGGCCGGCTTCTTCCTGTCGTCGTTCTTCGACAACCGCCGCCGCGCCGCCGCCGGTGTCCCGTCCCGGCCGTTGAGCGAGATCATCGTCCGTACGGCGCTGCTGGCCGTCCTCGCCTTCGCCGTTGCGATCATGTTCAACCAGTACAAGGGCCTGCCCCTGGCCGTGCTGATCTTCCTGATCGTGCTGGTGGTGACGGACTTCGTACTGCGCCGCACCAGCTTCGGCCGCAAGGTCTTCGCGCTCGGCGGCAGTGTCGAGGCGTCCCGCCGTGCGGGCATCAGCGTCGTCGGCGTCCGGATCGCGGTCTTCTCCATCGCCGGCACCTTCGCCGCGATCGGCGGTCTCTTCATCGCCTCGAAGATCACCTCCGCCAACCAGGGCGCAGGCGCCGGTGAGCTGCTGATGAACGCCATCGCGGCGGCCGTCATCGGTGGCACCAGCCTCTTCGGTGGCCGGGGCCGCACCTGGAACGCGCTGCTCGGTGTACTCGTCATCACGTCGATCCAGTACGGGCTGGCGCTCCAGGGAATCGCCTCGCCGATCCAGTACATGATCACCGGTGGTGTGCTTCTCGCCACCGTCGTCATCGACGCCGTCACCCGGAAGACCCAGAAGACCGCGGGTCGCGCCTGA
- a CDS encoding amino acid permease, translating into MSTQHDSGPRRNSMFRTKTVEQSIQDTEEPEHALRKSLSALDLTVFGVGVIIGTGIFVLTGAVAKDNAGPATALAFVAAGIVCALAAVCYAEFASTVPVAGSAYTFSYASLGELPAWIIGWDLVLEFALATAVVAVGWSGYVQSLLDNAGWHMPDSLAGTNEETGFGFDLLAFLLVLLLTGILVLGMKLSARVTAVVVAIKVAVVLIVIIAGAFFIDSKNYSPFIPKAQEQPAGAGLDSPLIQLMFGYAPTNFGVMGIFTAASVVFFAFIGFDIVATAAEETKMPQRDMPRGILGSLIICTVLYVAVSIVVTGMQHYTRLTVDAPLADAFKATGHPFYAGVISFGAAVGLTTVCMILLLGQTRVFFAMSRDGLLPRFFSRVHPKFRTPYRSTVLLGVVIAIVAGFTSIEELASLVNIGTLFAFVVVAIGVVILRRTRPDLHRAFRTPLVPWLPALSVLASLWLMLNLPAETWLRFAIWMAVGVVVYFLYGRRNSRLGKSG; encoded by the coding sequence GTGAGCACCCAGCACGACTCGGGGCCCAGAAGAAACTCGATGTTCCGCACGAAAACCGTCGAGCAGTCCATCCAGGACACCGAGGAGCCGGAGCACGCGCTCAGGAAGTCGCTCTCCGCGCTCGATCTGACGGTCTTCGGTGTCGGGGTCATCATCGGCACCGGTATCTTCGTCCTCACCGGCGCCGTCGCCAAGGACAACGCGGGTCCCGCCACCGCCCTCGCCTTCGTCGCCGCCGGCATCGTCTGCGCCCTCGCGGCCGTCTGCTACGCGGAGTTCGCCTCGACCGTCCCCGTGGCCGGGTCCGCGTACACCTTCAGCTACGCCTCACTCGGCGAACTGCCCGCCTGGATCATCGGCTGGGACCTGGTCCTCGAATTCGCCCTGGCCACCGCCGTGGTGGCCGTCGGCTGGTCCGGCTACGTGCAGTCGCTCCTCGACAACGCGGGCTGGCACATGCCCGACTCGCTCGCCGGCACCAACGAGGAGACCGGCTTCGGCTTCGACCTGCTGGCGTTCCTCCTGGTCCTCCTGCTGACCGGCATCCTCGTCCTCGGTATGAAGCTCTCCGCCCGTGTCACCGCGGTCGTCGTGGCGATCAAGGTGGCCGTCGTCCTGATCGTCATCATCGCCGGCGCGTTCTTCATCGACTCCAAGAACTACTCGCCGTTCATCCCCAAGGCCCAGGAGCAGCCCGCCGGCGCCGGTCTCGACTCCCCGCTGATCCAGCTCATGTTCGGCTACGCGCCCACCAACTTCGGCGTCATGGGCATCTTCACCGCCGCCTCCGTCGTCTTCTTCGCCTTCATCGGCTTCGACATCGTCGCCACCGCCGCCGAGGAGACGAAGATGCCGCAGCGCGACATGCCGCGCGGCATCCTCGGCTCACTGATCATCTGCACCGTGCTCTACGTCGCCGTGTCCATCGTCGTCACCGGCATGCAGCACTACACCCGACTCACCGTGGACGCACCGCTCGCCGACGCCTTCAAGGCCACCGGGCACCCGTTCTACGCGGGCGTCATCAGCTTCGGAGCCGCCGTCGGCCTCACCACCGTCTGCATGATCCTGCTGCTCGGCCAGACCCGGGTGTTCTTCGCGATGAGCCGTGACGGACTGCTCCCACGGTTCTTCTCCCGCGTCCACCCCAAGTTCCGTACCCCGTACCGCTCGACGGTGCTGCTCGGTGTGGTCATCGCGATCGTCGCGGGCTTCACCAGCATCGAGGAGCTGGCCTCACTGGTGAACATCGGCACACTCTTCGCCTTCGTCGTCGTCGCGATCGGCGTCGTCATCCTGCGCCGCACCCGCCCCGACCTCCACAGGGCCTTCCGCACCCCGCTGGTGCCCTGGCTGCCGGCTCTGTCCGTGCTCGCCTCCCTGTGGCTGATGCTCAACCTGCCGGCCGAGACCTGGCTGCGCTTCGCCATCTGGATGGCCGTCGGTGTGGTCGTGTACTTCCTCTACGGCCGACGCAACAGCCGCCTGGGCAAGTCAGGCTGA
- the dxs gene encoding 1-deoxy-D-xylulose-5-phosphate synthase, giving the protein MGDGWDLLTRVKGPRDLDRLGPEQLDRLAAQIRSFLVDAVSKTGGHLGPNLGVVELTIALHRVFDSPKDKVLFDTGHQSYVHKLLTGRQDFSKLKGKGGLSGYPSRAESEHDIIENSHASTVLGWADGLAKANQVLGREDHVVAVIGDGALTGGMAWEALNNIAAAKDRPLVIVVNDNERSYAPTIGGLANHLATLRTTDGYERFLARGKDILERTPVVGRPLYETLHGAKKGLKDFIAPQGMFEDLGLKYVGPIDGHDLEALESALQRAKRFGGPVIIHCLTEKGRGYQPALQDEADRFHAVGKIHPDTGLPIASSGVDWTSVFGEEMVKLGNERADIVAITAAMLQPVGLEKFAKAFPDRVYDVGIAEQHGAVSAAGLATGGLHPVFAVYATFLNRAFDQVLMDVALHDCGVTFVLDRAGITGTDGASHNGMWDMSILQCVPNLRIAAPRDADQVRAQLREAVQVDDAPTVVRFSKGAVGPAVAAVGKVGGMDVLRRPAEGTGGADVLLVSVGALAPMCLEIADLLDKQGISTTVVDPRWVKPVDEALAPLAEGHRVVVTVEDNSRAGGVGSAVAQSLRDAGVDIPLRDFGIPARFLDHASRKELLAEIGLTAPDIARQVTGLVSKIDGRLSGELSAEEIARD; this is encoded by the coding sequence GTGGGCGACGGATGGGACCTGCTGACCCGGGTCAAGGGCCCGCGTGATCTGGACCGCCTCGGCCCCGAGCAGTTGGACCGGCTCGCCGCTCAGATCCGGTCCTTCCTCGTCGACGCCGTCTCCAAGACCGGCGGGCACCTCGGCCCCAACCTCGGGGTCGTCGAGCTGACGATCGCCCTGCACCGGGTCTTCGACTCGCCGAAGGACAAGGTCCTCTTCGACACCGGCCACCAGTCCTATGTGCACAAGCTGCTCACGGGACGTCAGGACTTCTCCAAGCTCAAGGGCAAGGGCGGTCTGTCCGGCTACCCGTCCAGGGCCGAGTCCGAGCACGACATCATCGAGAACTCACACGCCTCGACGGTCCTCGGCTGGGCCGACGGCCTCGCCAAGGCCAACCAGGTCCTGGGCCGCGAGGACCACGTGGTCGCCGTCATCGGCGACGGCGCGCTCACCGGCGGTATGGCCTGGGAGGCGCTGAACAACATCGCCGCCGCCAAGGACCGCCCGCTCGTCATCGTCGTCAACGACAACGAGCGCTCCTACGCGCCCACCATCGGCGGCCTCGCGAACCATCTCGCGACCCTGCGCACCACCGACGGCTACGAGCGCTTCCTGGCCCGCGGCAAGGACATCCTGGAGCGCACCCCGGTCGTCGGCCGGCCTCTCTACGAGACGCTGCACGGCGCGAAGAAGGGCCTCAAGGACTTCATCGCCCCCCAGGGCATGTTCGAGGACCTCGGCCTGAAGTACGTGGGCCCGATCGACGGACACGACCTGGAGGCCCTGGAATCGGCCCTCCAGCGCGCCAAGCGCTTCGGCGGCCCCGTCATCATCCACTGCCTCACCGAGAAGGGCCGCGGCTACCAGCCCGCGCTCCAGGACGAGGCCGACCGCTTCCACGCCGTCGGCAAGATCCACCCCGACACCGGCCTGCCGATCGCCAGTTCGGGCGTCGACTGGACCTCGGTGTTCGGCGAGGAGATGGTCAAACTCGGCAACGAGCGCGCCGACATCGTCGCCATCACGGCCGCCATGCTCCAGCCCGTCGGCCTGGAGAAGTTCGCCAAGGCGTTCCCGGACCGGGTGTACGACGTGGGGATCGCCGAGCAGCACGGCGCGGTGTCGGCGGCAGGCCTCGCCACCGGCGGACTGCACCCCGTCTTCGCCGTCTACGCGACGTTCCTCAACCGCGCCTTCGACCAGGTCCTGATGGACGTCGCCCTGCACGACTGTGGCGTGACGTTCGTCCTCGACCGCGCCGGAATCACCGGCACCGACGGCGCCTCCCACAACGGCATGTGGGACATGTCGATCCTCCAGTGCGTGCCCAATCTGCGCATCGCCGCCCCGCGCGACGCCGACCAGGTCAGGGCCCAACTCCGGGAAGCCGTCCAGGTCGACGACGCGCCGACCGTGGTGCGCTTCTCCAAGGGCGCAGTCGGCCCCGCGGTCGCCGCCGTGGGCAAGGTCGGCGGCATGGACGTGCTGCGCAGGCCGGCTGAGGGCACCGGCGGGGCCGACGTGCTCCTCGTGTCGGTCGGCGCGCTCGCCCCGATGTGTCTGGAGATCGCCGATCTCCTCGACAAGCAGGGCATCTCGACGACAGTCGTCGACCCGCGCTGGGTCAAGCCCGTCGACGAGGCGCTCGCGCCGCTCGCCGAGGGACACCGTGTCGTCGTCACCGTCGAGGACAACAGCCGTGCGGGCGGCGTCGGTTCGGCCGTCGCCCAGTCCCTGCGGGACGCCGGGGTCGACATCCCGCTGCGGGACTTCGGTATCCCGGCGCGCTTCCTCGACCACGCGTCACGCAAGGAACTGCTCGCCGAGATCGGCCTGACGGCGCCGGACATCGCCCGCCAGGTCACCGGACTTGTGTCGAAGATCGACGGCCGCCTGTCCGGCGAGTTGTCGGCCGAGGAGATCGCCCGCGACTGA
- a CDS encoding ATP-binding cassette domain-containing protein → MVYVTATPVLALRGVSKRFGAVQALTDVELEVHAGQVVALVGDNGAGKSTLVKTIAGVHPIDDGVIEWEGRPVAINKPHDAQELGVATVYQDLALCDNLDVVGNLYLGRELRSWGVLNEVEMERRARELLNTLSIRIPSVRIPIASLSGGQRQTVAIARSMLGEPRLVILDEPTAALGVEQTAQVLDLVERLRERGYAVILVSHNMEDVRAVADKVAVLRLGRNNGFFDVASTSQEDIISAITGATDNAVTRRAARNVEVKK, encoded by the coding sequence ATGGTTTACGTGACCGCTACGCCCGTGCTGGCGTTGCGAGGGGTCTCCAAGCGGTTCGGTGCCGTGCAGGCGCTCACCGACGTAGAGCTTGAGGTCCACGCCGGACAGGTCGTCGCCCTCGTGGGCGACAACGGCGCCGGCAAATCGACGCTCGTCAAGACGATCGCCGGAGTCCACCCCATCGATGACGGTGTCATCGAGTGGGAGGGCAGGCCGGTCGCGATCAACAAGCCGCACGACGCCCAGGAGTTGGGCGTGGCGACGGTGTACCAGGACCTCGCGCTCTGCGACAACCTCGACGTCGTGGGCAATCTGTACCTCGGCAGGGAGCTGCGCTCCTGGGGTGTCCTCAACGAGGTCGAGATGGAGCGCCGCGCCCGCGAACTCCTCAACACGCTGTCGATCCGCATCCCCAGCGTGCGCATCCCGATAGCCTCGCTCTCCGGCGGCCAGCGCCAGACCGTGGCCATCGCCCGGTCCATGCTCGGCGAGCCCAGGCTCGTGATCCTCGACGAGCCCACCGCGGCCCTCGGTGTCGAGCAGACCGCCCAGGTCCTCGACCTGGTCGAGCGGCTGCGCGAGCGCGGTTACGCCGTGATCCTCGTCAGCCACAACATGGAGGACGTCCGCGCGGTCGCCGACAAGGTCGCCGTGCTGAGGCTGGGCCGCAACAACGGCTTCTTCGACGTCGCCAGCACTTCGCAGGAAGACATCATCTCCGCGATCACCGGTGCCACGGACAACGCCGTGACCCGACGCGCGGCGCGCAACGTGGAGGTTAAGAAGTGA